One Setaria viridis chromosome 5, Setaria_viridis_v4.0, whole genome shotgun sequence genomic region harbors:
- the LOC117858328 gene encoding uncharacterized protein, protein MEIDEAVRGCSDRRLRTKYANAVYVVQRAFALYPFEEVAFSFNGGKDSTVLLHLIRAGYYLYKKDSVDVAQMDAVKNCPLRTIYFESPCAFPEINSFTYETVSTYGLPLETIQSDFKSGLEGLLKEKPTKAIFIGTRIGDPNAVGQEQFSPSSPGWPPFMRVNPILDWSYRDVWSFLLICKVKYCSLYDQGYTSIGSIHDTVPNALLSDSSTEKSFRPAYMLTDGRLERAGRTKKTNHKIEMNSVASNGMNNIEGEHMVSRAASIIIVGDEILFGTTEDKLGTALCKKLHAIGWRVSHVAVVRNEIDSVAEEVERCKSTDDMVFIFGGLGPLHSDVSLAGVAKAFGVRLAPDEEFEDYLSQLMGNNYTGDRNEMALLPEGITELLHHKTLPLPLIKCRNVITLAATNVDELDTEWDCLLDTQESGLVQAKPFVSKHLSTTLSDVQIAPVLAKLCLEFSDVYIGCHRISRAGPLVVNLTGKDNQRVEAAAEKLTSSFEGQFSPVDSCK, encoded by the exons ATGGAGATCGACGAGGCGGTGCGCGGGTGCAGCGACCGCCGCCTGCGCACCAAGTACGCCAACGCCGTCTACGTCGTCCAGCGGGCCTTCGCGCTCTACCC GTTTGAGGAAGTAGCCTTCAGCTTTAATGGTGGGAAGGATTCAACT GTGCTCTTGCATTTGATTCGGGCTGGTTACTACCTTTACAAGAAGGATTCTGTTGATGTAGCCCAAATGGATGCTGTTAAAAACTGTCCATTGCGTACCATCTATTTCGAAAGCCCTTGTGCGTTCCCTGAAATTAACTCATTCACTTATGAGACTGTCTCAAC GTATGGGTTACCACTGGAAACTATCCAATCAGATTTCAAGTCTGGTCTAGAAGGCCTATTGAAAGAGAAGCCAACCAAAGCAATTTTTATTGGCACAAGAATTGGTGATCCAAATGCG GTTGGTCAAGAACAGTTCTCTCCTAGTTCACCTGGCTGGCCTCCTTTTATGAGGGTGAATCCAATCTTGGATTGGTCGTACAG GGATGTTTGGTCTTTTCTCTTAATATGTAAGGTCAAATACTGCAGCCTTTATGATCAAGG GTATACTTCCATTGGGAGCATACATGATACTGTTCCAAATGCACTTCTTAGTGATTCATCAACTGAGAAAAGCTTCAGACCAGCATACATGCTAACAGATGGAAGGCTTGAAAGAGCTGGTCGAACGAAAAAGACTAATCACAAAATAGAAATGAATTCTGTTGCAAGCAATGGCATGAACAATATTGAGGGAGAGCATATGGTCTCACGTGCAGCATCAATCATTATAGTCGGTGATGAAATATT GTTTGGCACAACTGAGGATAAACTAGGAACTGCCTTGTGCAAGAAGCTTCATGCAATTGGCTGGCGGGTTTCTCATGTAGCAGTTGTTCGCAATGAG ATTGATTCTGTTGCTGAAGAAGTTGAACGTTGTAAATCTACGGATGACATG GTGTTTATTTTTGGAGGACTTGGGCCTCTACACTCAGACGTTTCTTTGGCTGGTGTGGCGAAAGCATTTGGAGTTCGTCTG GCTCCTGATGAAGAGTTTGAGGATTATCTTAGTCAACTCATGGGAAACAATTACACTGGAGATCGAAATGAG ATGGCATTGTTGCCAGAAGGTATTACTGAATTATTGCATCACAAAACGCTACCATTACCATTG ATCAAATGCAGAAATGTCATCACTCTTGCTGCAACCAATGTGGATGAACTAGACACTGAGTGGGATTGTCTTCTAGACACTCAGGAGAGTGGATTAGTGCAGGCAAAACCTTTTGTATCAAAGCATCTCAGCACGACACTTTCAGAT GTTCAAATTGCTCCGGTTCTTGCAAAACTGTGCTTAGAGTTTTCTGATGTTTACATAG GGTGTCATCGGATATCTAGAGCTGGTCCTTTGGTTGTAAATCTTACTGGAAAG GATAACCAGAGGGTAGAAGCAGCTGCAGAGAAACTGACGAGTAGCTTTGAAGGACAATTTTCCCCAGTCGACAGTTGCAAATAA
- the LOC117858926 gene encoding serine/threonine-protein kinase RUNKEL — MNNFHVYEAIGRGKHSTVYKGRKKKTIEYFAVKSVDKSQRSKVLNEVRMLHSLDHANVLKFYSWYETSAHFWLVLEYCVGGDLKGLLEQDKKLPESSIHDLAYDLVKALQFLHSQGIIYCDLKPSNILLDEFGCMKLCDFGLARRLKDIEKTNPGDVPQPMKGTPCYMAPELFREGGVHSYASDFWALGCVLYECYTGRPPFVGREFTQLVKSIISDPTPPLPDNPSRSLQNLIDCLLMKDPAERLQWSELCEHNFWRTSIAMIPLPLQPAFDNMIELSATPYLAERNGDKPSRQLTPPKHREHNGLRKKDENSTKGFVTPVKNVQSGKRNSAKPKADGFKGVNILRMSRIAKLNLQREKDKENYRRPPAETSENETEVKIENNDMELDFGENPEGDAPDDTDGSDHPGPAAHEKPQATNGNEENCMANQVDMLTDEGLVKPDIMMKTEQNSCSDNLDVVATPPSICMRKAQRAKVTPCSATGSEPTNIFEAFWHPTDLAVKPVMPSRKADKAVDTVPTLPFEALTACDYIKLPQEQLNAFNSQILQSLSGTFQVSEKQNTIRYLEMLSMNSDAANKITNGPIMLLLIKMLRLSKTAVLRVQIASLMGLLIRYSTALDVELASSGIVNALSDGLRDKHDKLRRFCMATLGELLFYISTQSDQDTKEINTQESPLKDNRPATSWQVPSAVIALVSSILRKGEDDLAQLYALRTIDNICSQGTEWTSRFASQDAIGHLCYIYKATGKQESTRLIAGSCLARLSRFSPSCIHLILEKISFKDIASTLIKGNPREQQISLNILNSALVNSQTVTNMNRYILSLSDDKQLVPGLISLIEQGTDVLRGKALLFVALLCKNSRRWLPHFFCNAKLISAVDRLGKEKEGFIHQCTEAFVQLVASLVPAILDTVCSDIQQVLAGKRHGPVTALAGRAHPKSTIHLFPVILHLLGSASFRHRVMTSHVLLQLANLIKILEAPFQARDDFQMTLLRVLEAATEEPSVILNEHKIFTSRIIPSLSILYKGNKDGDARFLCLKILSDVMIVIFSDSSLTADEQTISDLKLISQKHFLPLYPSFAEDEDPIPIYAQKLLVMLMEHDCVKVCDILHKATVSQCFEFLLGDLSNTNVSNVKLCFALASAPEMDTHILSQLQVVRRIGNLLEFVAAKDMDDFLEPTLELCRAFIIRGIGSNRSAALSQNPALLVDSAFSMSIAVDQQTCVMDICDFGGNMGIFLELVGSSDPQISDLASDCMVLLLKAAPREATVGLLTNLPKLSAVMDLLKHDSSLRLTRLLYGLGFSCRQYLAQGMILSISVSALMRVEALVSAFKGSNDNFLADAASYLGAELQRLPRCG, encoded by the exons ATGAACAACTTCCACGTCTACGAGGCCATCGGCCGCGGCAAGCACTCG ACGGTGTATAAGGGGCGGAAGAAGAAGACCATCGAGTACTTCGCCGTCAAGAGCGTGGACAAATCGCAGCGCTCCAAGGTCCTCAACGAG GTCCGGATGCTCCATTCTTTAGACCATGCCAATGTCCTGAAATTTTACTCCTG GTATGAGACCTCTGCACATTTCTGGTTAGTGTTGGAGTATTGCGTTGGTGGAGACCTGAAGGGCTTGCTTGAGCAG GATAAGAAGCTTCCTGAAAGTTCTATTCATGACCTGGCTTACGATCTCGTCAAAGCTCTTCA GTTCTTGCATTCTCAAGGAATTATATATTGTGATCTGAAGCCATCAAACATTCTACTTGATGAATTTGGATGCATGAAG CTGTGCGATTTTGGATTAGCAAGGCGCTTAAAAGACATTGAGAAAACCAATCCTGGAGAT GTGCCACAACCCATGAAGGGAACACCATGCTATATGGCTCCTGAATTATTTCGAGAGGGAGGAGTCCACTCATATGCTTCTGATTTCTGGGCACTTGGTTGTGTTTTGTATGAATGCTATACAGGAAGGCCCCCTTTTGTGGGTAGAGAATTTACACAGTTAGTCAAATCTATAATTTCGGATCCTACTCCACCTTTACCTGATAATCCATCAAGGTCTTTACAAAATCTAATTGATTGCTTACTCATGAAAGATCCGGCAGAAAGATTACAGTGGTCTGAATTGTGTGAGCACAACTTTTGGAGAACAAGTATAGCGATGATTCCTTTACCACTTCAGCCTGCTTTTGACAACATGATTGAACTTTCTGCTACACCATACCTAGCTGAGAGAAATGGTGACAAACCTTCCAGACAGTTGACACCACCCAAGCACCGTGAGCATAATGGCCTTAGGAAGAAGGATGAAAATTCTACCAAGGGGTTCGTGACACCTGTAAAGAATGTGCAAAGTGGCAAGAGAAATAGTGCAAAACCTAAGGCTGATGGTTTCAAAGGTGTAAATATCCTCAGGATGTCTCGCATAGCTAAGTTGAATTTGCAAAGGGAAAAGGACAAGGAAAACTACAGGCGTCCTCCTGCAGAAACATCTGAGAATGAGACTGAAGTTAAGATAGAAAATAATGACATGGAGCTTGATTTTGGTGAAAATCCAGAGGGAGATGCGCCTGATGACACTGATGGATCTGATCATCCAGGACCCGCAGCACATGAAAAGCCTCAAGCCACTAATGGTAACGAAGAGAATTGTATGGCAAATCAGGTTGACATGCTTACAGATGAGGGGTTGGTTAAGCCTGATATCATGATGAAAACTGAGCAGAATTCTTGTTCAGATAACCTGGATGTGGTGGCCACTCCACCTAGTATCTGTATGCGAAAAGCACAACGTGCAAAGGTAACTCCATGTTCTGCAACTGGTTCTGAGCCAACTAACATCTTTGAAGCATTCTGGCATCCAACAGATCTCGCAGTTAAACCAGTTATGCCTAGTAGGAAAGCAGATAAAGCTGTGGACACGGTTCCCACACTTCCTTTCGAAGCTCTTACAGCATGCGATTATATTAAGTTACCACAGGAGCAGTTGAATGCATTCAACAGTCAGATACTTCAGAGTTTAAGTGGAACTTTTCAGGTTTCAGAAAAACAAAATACTATCAGATACCTAGAGATGTTAAGCATGAACTCAGATGCTGCGAACAAAATAACTAATGGCCCGATTATGTTGCTTCTTATAAAGATGCTTCGACTGTCAAAAACTGCGGTCTTACGTGTCCAAATTGCCTCGCTTATGGGTTTGCTGATACGCTATTCCACTGCTCTTGACGTGGAGCTGGCAAGTTCGGGAATTGTCAATGCATTATCAGATGGGTTGAGGGATAAGCATGATAAACTCAGGAGATTCTGTATGGCAACACTAGGAGAGTTATTATTTTACATTTCTACCCAGTCTGATCAAGATACCAAAGAGATCAATACCCAAGAATCCCCTTTGAAGGATAACAGGCCTGCAACTTCATGGCAG GTTCCTAGTGCTGTAATTGCGCTGGTGTCATCTATCTTGCGAAAGGGCGAAGATGATCTGGCTCAGCTATATGCCTTACGGACAATTGATAACATATGTAGCCAAGGAACAGAATGGACATCCCGCTTTGCTTCCCAGGATGCGATTGGACATTTGTGCTACATCTATAAAGCAACTGGAAAGCAGGAGAGTACAAGGCTCATTGCAGGATCTTGTTTGGCTCGCCTCTCTCGCTTCAGTCCATCATGTATTCATTTAATCCTGGAGAAGATATCATTCAAGGATATTGCATCCACACTCATCAAGGGAAATCCACGTGAACAGCAGATTAGTCTTAATATTCTCAATTCAGCATTAGTTAACAGTCAGACTGTAACAAATATGAACCGCTATATTCTTTCATTATCGGATGACAAACAATTGGTCCCTGGGCTCATCTCTCTGATAGAACAGGGAACTGATGTTCTGCGTGGGAAAGCCCTTTTGTTTGTTGCTCTACTTTGCAAGAACAGTCGAAGATGGCTTCCCCATTTCTTTTGCAATGCAAAATTAATATCAGCGGTTGATAGATTGGGAAAGGAGAAGGAGGGTTTCATTCATCAATGTACAGAAGCATTTGTGCAGTTGGTCGCTTCTTTGGTACCTGCTATTCTTGACACAGTCTGCAGTGATATACAGCAGGTTCTGGCTGGCAAACGCCATGGGCCTGTTACTGCTTTAGCTGGGCGAGCTCATCCAAAGAGCACAATTCATCTGTTTCCAGTTATTCTTCATCTTCTGGGAAGTGCATCCTTCAGGCACAGAGTCATGACAAGTCATGTATTGCTTCAGCTGGCAAATCTTATTAAGATTCTGGAGGCACCGTTTCAG GCTAGGGATGATTTCCAGATGACATTGTTGCGAGTTCTTGAGGCTGCTACAGAGGAGCCTTCTGTTATACTCAATGAACACAAAATATTCACCAGTCGTATCATCCCAAGCTTATCCATCTTATACAAGGGCAATAAAGATGGTGATGCTAGATTTCTGTGTTTGAAGATACTCTCTGATGTGATGATTGTGATCTTCAGTGACTCTTCGTTAACTGCTGACGAGCAAACAATAAGTGATTTGAAATTGATCTCTCAAAAGCATTTTCTGCCGCTGTACCCTTCTTTTGCAGAGGATGAAGATCCCATACCCATATATGCACAGAAACTGCTAGTAATGCTAATGGAACATGATTGTGTGAAAGTCTGTGATATTCTGCACAAAGCAACAGTATCCCAGTGCTTTGAATTTTTACTAGGAGATCTGTCAAATACAAATGTAAGCAATGTCAAGCTTTGCTTTGCCCTTGCATCTGCTCCTGAGATGGACACCCATATTCTTTCTCAGCTTCAAGTTGTTCGAAGAATAGGGAACCTACTTGAGTTTGTTGCTGCAAAAGACATGGATGATTTTCTTGAACCAACCCTGGAACTTTGCAGAGCTTTCATTATCCGTGGCATTGGCAGCAACAGAAGTGCCGCCCTCTCCCAAAACCCAGCACTCCTTGTTGACAGTGCCTTCAGCATGAGCATTGCTGTTGATCAACAAACTTGCGTCATGGATATATGTGACTTTGGTGGCAACATGGGTATTTTTCTTGAGCTAGTTGGCAGTTCAGATCCACAGATAAGCGATTTAGCATCAGATTGTATGGTGTTGTTGCTCAAGGCAGCACCTCGAGAGGCAACAGTGGGCTTGTTGACGAATCTTCCTAAATTGAGTGCTGTCATGGACTTGCTGAAGCATGACAGCAGCCTACGGCTGACTCGCTTACTATATGGCCTAGGCTTTTCATGCAGACAATATCTAGCCCAGGGAATGATCCTGTCGATATCAGTGTCGGCTTTGATGCGAGTTGAAGCACTCGTTTCAGCTTTCAAGGGTTCCAATGATAACTTTCTTGCTGATGCTGCTTCTTATTTGGGCGCTGAACTGCAGCGGTTACCTCGGTGTGGTTGA